Proteins from a genomic interval of Zingiber officinale cultivar Zhangliang chromosome 2A, Zo_v1.1, whole genome shotgun sequence:
- the LOC122040754 gene encoding cytochrome P450 71A1-like, translating into MDLLLLNLLTRPLFLHLFFMVVVIIMLPVTLFQYLWHSSAKKPKLVQPPSPSRLPLIGNLHQLGSLPHRSLRAMSTRHGPLMLLRLGQVPALVVSSADMAREVMKHQDHVFASRPSLTVPNMFTRNGRDVAFAPYGDHWRQAKKVSLLHLLSAKMVRAFRHVREEEVASMVEDIAGACASAPGRAIDMTRVLNTLAKHVIGRVTLGEISRHAAWGDYIDEIMGDVSVAMGTLHVCDCFPLLPCLRRMMISGRVRKMVGRVDEIMEQIIEDNERKCAAAGEGDHDGEEPKETAESFVEVLLSLQKDGDDEMKRLMTRDTIKSMIMDMYAAGMDSTHIVIEWAMAELVSNPRVMKKLQHEVRQVVGSKSNISEEDLTQMDYLRAVVKEAMRLHPPGPLLVPRQSLRDTTVGGYHIPKDTWVFINVWAIGRDSISWGETVEEFEPERFLDNDIDYRGQHFELTPFGAGRRICPGIGFAIAVIELGLATLVHKFEWKLLEGAEMDMSEVFGITMRKKSGLQLVATPCF; encoded by the exons ATGGATCTTCTTCTCCTGAACTTACTCACccgccctctcttcctccatctCTTTTTCATGGTTGTCGTCATCATCATGCTCCCGGTTACTCTCTTTCAATACCTCTGGCACTCCTCCGCCAAGAAGCCCAAGTTGGTGCAGCCACCTTCCCCCTCGCGGCTCCCCCTCATCGGAAACCTCCACCAGCTCGGCTCGCTCCCCCACCGCTCTCTCCGAGCCATGTCGACGCGCCACGGCCCGCTCATGCTTCTCCGACTCGGCCAAGTCCCCGCTCTCGTGGTGTCATCGGCAGACATGGCCCGCGAGGTCATGAAGCACCAGGACCACGTCTTCGCTAGCCGACCGTCGCTCACCGTCCCCAACATGTTCACCCGCAACGGCCGTGATGTGGCCTTCGCTCCCTATGGGGACCACTGGCGCCAG GCCAAGAAGGTGAGCCTCCTCCACCTGCTCAGTGCCAAGATGGTGCGCGCCTTTCGACACGTCCGCGAGGAAGAGGTGGCATCCATGGTGGAGGACATCGCCGGAGCCTGCGCCTCCGCACCGGGCCGCGCCATCGACATGACCCGCGTGCTGAACACTCTCGCCAAGCACGTGATCGGGCGGGTGACGCTCGGGGAGATCTCGAGGCACGCCGCGTGGGGAGACTACATCGACGAGATCATGGGGGACGTGTCCGTCGCCATGGGGACGCTCCACGTCTGCGACTGCTTTCCGCTGCTGCCGTGCCTGAGAAGGATGATGATCAGCGGCCGAGTGAGGAAGATGGTGGGCCGAGTCGATGAGATTATGGAGCAGATAATTGAGGATAACGAGAGGAAGTGCGCCGCAGCCGGAGAAGGGGATCATGACGGTGAGGAGCCGAAGGAGACGGCGGAGAGCTTCGTCGAGGTGTTGCTGTCGCTGCAGAAGGACGGGGACGACGAAATGAAGCGATTGATGACGAGGGACACCATCAAGTCAATGATCATG GATATGTACGCGGCTGGAATGGACTCGACACATATTGTTATCGAGTGGGCGATGGCGGAGTTAGTCAGCAATCCACGTGTCATGAAGAAATTGCAACACGAGGTGCGACAAGTagttggatcaaaatcaaacatcTCCGAGGAAGACTTAACTCAAATGGACTACCTACGTGCAGTCGTCAAGGAAGCCATGCGCCTCCATCCACCAGGGCCGTTATTGGTCCCGAGACAATCGCTTCGTGACACCACCGTCGGAGGGTACCACATCCCCAAGGACACTTGGGTCTTCATAAACGTCTGGGCCATCGGACGAGACTCGATCTCATGGGGTGAGACAGTCGAGGAGTTCGAACCGGAGAGGTTCCTCGACAATGACATCGACTATCGAGGGCAGCATTTTGAGCTGACTCCTTTTGGTGCCGGAAGGAGAATTTGTCCCGGAATTGGGTTTGCTATCGCCGTCATCGAGCTTGGACTTGCTACCCTCGTGCATAAGTTTGAGTGGAAACTGCTCGAAGGTGCGGAGATGGACATGAGCGAAGTTTTTGGGATCACAATGCGCAAAAAGAGTGGCCTACAACTTGTTGCAACACCTTGCTTCTAA